The proteins below are encoded in one region of Pontibacter deserti:
- a CDS encoding C40 family peptidase, protein MKTAFTTSLLFIFFIILMASCQSSQPVFSKRGDTYKSAREIAEEKRQARKARKLARKSGKADPTLASKDRTSRTRMRASGDIEKVIKTARSFTGVPYRWGGTTRVGMDCSGLLCTSFQSIDVKLPRTSEEQSRFGKEVKIKNLQEGDLVFFGANKYSNQITHVGMVTEVIDDTNIRFIHASTTLGVIENNLFSEHYQKIFIKAIRPAI, encoded by the coding sequence TTGAAAACAGCTTTTACAACTTCCCTCTTATTTATCTTTTTTATTATCCTGATGGCTTCCTGCCAGTCATCACAGCCGGTATTCAGTAAACGTGGCGACACCTACAAATCAGCGCGTGAGATTGCAGAAGAAAAACGCCAGGCCCGTAAAGCCCGGAAGCTGGCTCGCAAGAGCGGTAAAGCCGACCCTACCTTAGCTTCTAAAGACCGTACAAGCCGCACACGCATGCGTGCCAGCGGAGACATAGAGAAAGTAATTAAAACTGCCCGCTCTTTTACCGGTGTACCATATCGTTGGGGCGGCACTACCCGTGTAGGCATGGATTGCTCTGGTCTTTTGTGTACTTCTTTCCAAAGCATAGATGTTAAGCTGCCCCGTACATCAGAGGAGCAAAGCCGTTTTGGTAAAGAAGTTAAAATTAAAAATCTGCAGGAAGGTGATCTTGTCTTCTTCGGGGCCAACAAGTATAGCAACCAGATTACGCACGTAGGCATGGTTACTGAAGTTATAGACGACACTAATATTCGGTTCATTCATGCTTCCACAACCTTAGGGGTTATTGAGAATAATCTCTTTTCGGAGCATTATCAGAAGATATTTATTAAAGCGATAAGGCCTGCAATTTAA
- a CDS encoding FAD-binding oxidoreductase, with protein MKFNTVTPEAVAAFAAIVGDANVILPASADDMLRYTHDETEDLRYAPEVVLKPANAAEISLIMQYCNKNLIPVTPRGAGTGLSGGALAVHQGVILSTERLNKIVTIDERNLQATVEPGVITQVFQEAVIAKGLYYPPDPSSRGSCFLGGNLSESSGGPRAVKYGVTKDYVLNVEVVLPSGEITWTGANVLKNATGYNLTQLMIGSEGTLGVITKIVFKLIPFPPQNIVMLVPFRDEEQACEAVSKLFMAGIVPSALEFMERDAIEWSGRYLGIDVNLPADIQAHLLIELDGNDMDQLFKEAEQVYLVLEQFDIDEILVADTEKQKEDLWRLRRNVAHAVKANSVYKEEDTVVPRAELPKLLHGVKEIGARYNFKSVCYGHAGDGNLHVNIIKGDMSDEDWQHKLPEGIKEIFRLVVQLGGTISGEHGIGLVQRPYIGIALNEIQLRLMKGIKQLFDPNGILNPGKIFV; from the coding sequence ATGAAATTTAACACTGTTACTCCGGAAGCCGTTGCTGCCTTCGCTGCTATAGTTGGAGATGCAAATGTAATTTTACCAGCATCTGCTGATGACATGCTCCGCTATACCCACGATGAAACAGAAGATCTTCGTTACGCTCCTGAAGTTGTTCTTAAACCTGCGAACGCTGCTGAGATCAGCCTTATTATGCAGTATTGCAATAAAAATCTGATCCCGGTTACGCCTCGTGGAGCTGGTACTGGCCTAAGTGGCGGTGCACTAGCTGTACATCAGGGAGTTATACTTTCTACAGAGCGGCTAAATAAAATTGTAACTATAGATGAACGTAACCTGCAGGCAACTGTAGAGCCGGGTGTTATTACCCAGGTATTCCAGGAGGCTGTTATTGCTAAGGGTTTATACTATCCACCTGATCCATCGAGTAGAGGCAGCTGCTTTTTAGGCGGTAACCTTAGTGAGAGTAGTGGTGGGCCACGAGCTGTAAAGTATGGCGTAACTAAAGATTATGTACTGAATGTGGAAGTAGTGTTGCCATCCGGTGAAATAACCTGGACTGGTGCCAACGTGCTTAAAAACGCTACAGGCTATAATCTTACACAGTTGATGATCGGGAGCGAAGGGACTCTCGGCGTTATTACTAAAATTGTGTTTAAGCTTATACCATTTCCGCCACAGAATATTGTAATGCTGGTGCCTTTTCGTGACGAGGAGCAGGCTTGTGAAGCTGTCTCTAAATTGTTTATGGCGGGTATAGTTCCGTCGGCGCTTGAGTTTATGGAGCGTGATGCTATTGAGTGGTCAGGTCGCTACCTGGGCATTGATGTGAACTTGCCGGCAGATATACAGGCACACTTGCTGATAGAGCTGGATGGAAACGACATGGATCAGTTGTTTAAAGAAGCAGAACAGGTATACCTGGTACTGGAACAATTCGATATAGACGAGATATTGGTAGCGGATACAGAAAAGCAGAAAGAAGACTTGTGGCGCCTGCGGCGAAATGTGGCCCATGCAGTTAAAGCGAATTCGGTTTATAAAGAGGAAGATACTGTAGTGCCACGGGCTGAATTACCGAAACTGTTACATGGTGTAAAAGAAATAGGAGCCAGGTATAACTTTAAATCAGTTTGTTACGGCCACGCTGGTGATGGAAACTTGCATGTAAACATCATAAAAGGCGATATGAGCGATGAGGACTGGCAACACAAATTACCCGAAGGTATAAAAGAGATTTTCAGGCTGGTGGTGCAATTGGGAGGAACAATTTCAGGAGAACACGGCATTGGCCTGGTGCAAAGGCCATATATTGGTATTGCTTTGAACGAGATACAACTACGCCTGATGAAAGGTATAAAACAGCTCTTCGACCCGAATGGTATCCTAAATCCAGGGAAGATTTTTGTATAA
- a CDS encoding alpha/beta fold hydrolase has protein sequence MKPDWLDTNEYPFESKYLQLDCGKMHYIDEGEGPVIVMVHGTPAWSFIYRNLIKILRPHYRCVAMDMIGFGLSDKPEDFSYKPRAHAANFEKLMEHLQLKNITLVVHDFGAPIGLAYALDHPQNIRNIVMLNTWTWSLSKHNTFSKASKYLVGPLGKFLHSKMNLSTGALVNELFSDAHNLPQPIQDQYVNALGSPEQQVRSLACARELVGVSKWYEELWQKRKSIQDIPTLILWGERDKLVKIEALQKWKRFFHECYVIHFEESGHFLQEENAEELAGYVSNFIKEEQKKREPAF, from the coding sequence ATGAAACCAGACTGGCTAGATACCAACGAGTATCCTTTCGAATCTAAATACTTACAACTAGACTGCGGCAAAATGCATTACATAGACGAAGGCGAGGGCCCTGTTATTGTAATGGTACATGGTACGCCAGCCTGGTCGTTTATTTACCGTAACCTGATCAAGATCCTGCGCCCGCATTACCGCTGTGTAGCGATGGATATGATTGGGTTCGGACTTTCAGATAAACCTGAAGATTTCAGTTATAAACCGAGAGCACATGCAGCTAACTTCGAAAAGCTGATGGAGCACTTACAGCTAAAAAATATAACCTTAGTGGTTCATGATTTCGGCGCTCCCATTGGCCTGGCCTATGCTCTTGACCATCCTCAGAATATACGAAACATAGTTATGCTTAACACCTGGACCTGGTCCTTGTCAAAGCACAACACGTTTTCAAAAGCAAGTAAATATCTGGTTGGGCCATTGGGTAAATTCTTACATTCTAAAATGAACCTCTCGACTGGCGCATTGGTAAACGAGCTTTTTAGCGATGCCCATAATTTACCACAACCCATACAAGATCAGTATGTGAATGCCTTGGGCTCACCTGAACAACAGGTGCGCTCACTTGCCTGTGCCCGCGAATTAGTGGGTGTCAGCAAATGGTATGAAGAGTTATGGCAGAAACGTAAAAGTATACAGGATATCCCAACGCTTATACTTTGGGGTGAGCGTGATAAACTTGTAAAAATTGAAGCCCTGCAAAAATGGAAGCGCTTTTTCCATGAATGCTATGTAATACATTTTGAGGAAAGTGGACACTTTTTACAGGAAGAAAACGCTGAAGAATTAGCTGGCTATGTGAGTAATTTTATAAAGGAAGAACAAAAGAAACGTGAGCCGGCATTTTAA
- the asnB gene encoding asparagine synthase (glutamine-hydrolyzing): MCGITGVFAFTEAGLTAFNRLKAAAAAIQHRGPDASGTFVRDKVALAHQRLTVIAPSATANQPLTDTTGRYTIVYNGEIFNYKSLQAKLIAKGQQFTTDSDTEVILQLYIREGQECLKRLHGFFAFAIYDAAEQSLFIARDRFGEKPLLYYKDADKFLFGSELKALMALGVPRELDYTSLFQYLQLTYIPAPATILKNVKKLLPGHFLLVKNNKVHDSNWYKLPFDGEKAASNTLTYKQQQVKLRQLLEQAVTERLVSDVPVGAFLSGGIDSSIVVALASEQVPSLQTFSVGFPEQPFFDETSYARLVARKYNTNHTEVRLTNHDLYTNIFGMLDGLSEPFADSSALAVYSLSKQVSRQLKVVLSGDGADELFAGYNKHRAELQAQTKGATTELVTALGFLWENLPKSRNSFISNKVRQLHRFAAGAKLSAPDRYWLWATWQQEQQALALLKPEHKNKAVNRLYVARKSRLLECLTRNHYDLNSVLCADWQLVLANDMLPKTDLMGMANSLEIRSPFLDHRVVKFAFSLPVASKIDKSYQKRILQDTFRHMLPAELYKRPKKGFEIPLLSFLQTEGAGLVDQYLSDELVEAQQLFDVAQIRKLRQSFKGSAGGALQTQVWMLLVFQYWWENSFLPDS; encoded by the coding sequence ATGTGTGGAATAACAGGAGTTTTTGCCTTCACGGAAGCTGGTTTAACAGCATTTAACCGGTTAAAAGCGGCAGCAGCTGCCATTCAGCATCGCGGACCTGACGCTTCCGGTACTTTTGTGCGGGATAAAGTGGCCCTGGCTCATCAGCGCCTGACTGTTATTGCCCCCTCAGCAACTGCTAACCAACCGTTAACCGACACCACTGGCAGGTATACCATTGTTTATAATGGCGAGATCTTTAATTATAAATCACTTCAGGCAAAGTTGATAGCTAAAGGGCAGCAGTTTACTACTGATTCTGATACCGAAGTAATTCTACAATTATACATAAGAGAAGGGCAGGAGTGTTTAAAGCGGTTACATGGTTTTTTTGCTTTTGCCATTTATGATGCTGCTGAACAAAGCCTCTTTATTGCGCGCGACAGGTTTGGCGAAAAGCCGTTGCTATACTATAAAGATGCAGATAAATTCCTGTTTGGGTCAGAGTTAAAGGCTTTAATGGCGCTGGGTGTGCCTCGAGAACTGGATTATACTTCACTCTTTCAGTACCTGCAGCTAACTTACATTCCGGCTCCTGCAACTATACTTAAAAATGTTAAAAAGCTACTGCCGGGGCACTTTCTTCTGGTTAAAAACAATAAAGTACACGACAGCAACTGGTATAAACTACCCTTCGACGGCGAAAAAGCAGCGTCTAATACCTTAACTTATAAACAGCAGCAAGTTAAATTAAGGCAACTACTGGAGCAGGCAGTAACCGAAAGGCTGGTTTCTGATGTGCCTGTAGGAGCTTTTCTAAGTGGTGGTATCGATTCCTCTATTGTTGTGGCACTGGCATCTGAGCAGGTACCTAGTTTGCAGACATTCTCGGTCGGCTTTCCGGAGCAGCCATTTTTTGATGAAACAAGTTATGCCCGCTTAGTTGCCCGGAAGTATAACACCAACCACACCGAAGTACGACTTACAAATCATGATCTGTATACCAATATTTTTGGTATGCTGGATGGGCTGAGCGAACCATTTGCAGACTCTTCAGCACTGGCAGTTTATAGTTTAAGTAAGCAGGTAAGTAGGCAGTTAAAAGTAGTTTTATCCGGAGACGGAGCTGATGAATTATTTGCTGGTTATAACAAGCACCGTGCGGAACTGCAGGCTCAAACAAAAGGGGCAACAACTGAACTGGTAACCGCTCTGGGCTTTTTATGGGAGAATTTGCCTAAATCGAGAAACTCTTTTATATCGAATAAAGTAAGACAGTTACACCGCTTTGCAGCAGGGGCTAAGCTATCAGCTCCGGATCGTTACTGGCTATGGGCCACCTGGCAACAAGAGCAACAGGCTTTGGCTTTGCTTAAACCAGAGCATAAGAATAAAGCAGTTAACCGTTTATACGTAGCCCGAAAAAGTCGGCTTTTAGAATGCTTAACCAGAAACCATTACGACCTGAACAGCGTACTGTGTGCCGATTGGCAACTGGTGCTGGCAAATGATATGTTGCCTAAAACAGACCTGATGGGTATGGCAAATAGCCTGGAGATCAGGAGCCCGTTTTTAGATCACAGGGTAGTGAAATTTGCTTTTTCATTGCCTGTGGCTTCCAAAATAGATAAATCGTATCAGAAAAGAATATTACAGGATACTTTCCGGCACATGCTGCCCGCCGAGTTATATAAAAGGCCTAAAAAAGGATTTGAGATACCTTTACTCTCTTTTCTGCAAACAGAAGGTGCAGGTTTGGTTGATCAATATCTGTCTGACGAGTTAGTGGAAGCGCAGCAGCTATTTGATGTAGCGCAAATAAGAAAGCTTCGGCAGTCGTTTAAAGGAAGTGCGGGCGGTGCTTTACAAACACAAGTATGGATGCTATTGGTCTTTCAGTATTGGTGGGAAAATTCTTTTCTTCCAGATAGTTAG